A single genomic interval of Halalkalibaculum roseum harbors:
- a CDS encoding PspC domain-containing protein, with the protein MADKTKEKIPHQTLDTMMEFEDHELRTTMQEFLEEEKKANTNIWNFATIAGIAMFFVGMVYLVQSIGLGIGPDLSGIVEVMPLIGGILVTLVGFGFLVGDRKKEKSEKKKKKKQKFDFDFDDDVQEEFNLKNDLDSKFSGKKRSSRGSQSYDSFALRQSKKLYKSRSNKKWAGVCGGLAKYFGISATVVRLLFVITFFAGSGTSLLVYIALAIALDKEPPELMDDFNF; encoded by the coding sequence ATGGCTGATAAAACCAAGGAAAAGATACCTCATCAAACGCTGGACACCATGATGGAGTTCGAAGATCATGAGCTTCGCACTACCATGCAGGAATTTTTGGAAGAGGAGAAGAAAGCAAATACCAACATTTGGAATTTTGCCACGATTGCCGGTATAGCAATGTTTTTTGTTGGTATGGTATACCTTGTTCAATCAATTGGATTGGGAATCGGTCCGGATCTGTCGGGGATAGTAGAAGTGATGCCTTTGATCGGCGGAATTCTGGTAACACTTGTTGGTTTCGGATTCCTTGTAGGTGACCGCAAAAAAGAGAAGAGCGAAAAGAAAAAGAAGAAAAAACAGAAATTCGATTTTGATTTTGATGACGATGTTCAGGAGGAGTTCAACTTGAAGAATGATCTTGACAGTAAATTTTCCGGTAAGAAACGCTCATCCCGAGGCAGTCAAAGCTATGATTCTTTTGCCCTGCGGCAGTCCAAGAAACTTTATAAGTCCCGCAGCAATAAGAAATGGGCCGGAGTTTGCGGAGGACTGGCCAAGTATTTTGGAATCAGCGCGACCGTAGTTCGCCTGCTTTTCGTGATTACCTTTTTTGCCGGTTCCGGTACTTCCTTGCTGGTATACATAGCCCTGGCTATAGCCCTCGACAAGGAGCCCCCCGAGTTAATGGATGATTTCAATTTCTAG
- the tmk gene encoding dTMP kinase — translation MFITFEGIDGSGKTTQIRLLKEKLTEEGHSVEVFREPGGTDISEKIREILLDANHNINPVTELLLFSAARSQLVAEKVVPLQESGTIVILDRFYDSTTAYQGYGRKSLPIKNIREINEIASHHHEPDLTFYMEISLEEAEKRNKDKQKDRMELSGDEFYRNVIKGFDSLAVSEERFVTLDATAPAQKVHALIWEQVAGRLS, via the coding sequence GTGTTTATAACATTCGAGGGTATAGACGGCAGCGGGAAGACCACACAGATCAGACTGTTAAAAGAAAAACTGACGGAAGAAGGGCATAGCGTAGAGGTATTCCGTGAACCGGGCGGGACTGATATATCCGAAAAAATTCGTGAAATTCTTCTGGATGCCAATCATAACATAAATCCGGTTACCGAACTATTACTCTTCTCAGCAGCCCGTTCGCAGCTGGTAGCCGAAAAGGTAGTGCCGCTCCAGGAATCCGGTACCATCGTCATCCTCGATCGTTTTTACGATTCCACAACCGCTTACCAGGGATACGGCAGGAAGTCTCTCCCTATAAAAAATATCCGTGAGATAAATGAAATTGCCAGCCACCACCACGAACCTGATCTCACGTTCTACATGGAAATTAGTCTTGAAGAAGCTGAAAAGCGCAACAAGGATAAACAGAAAGACAGGATGGAACTCTCAGGTGATGAGTTTTACCGAAATGTCATCAAAGGATTTGACTCTCTGGCTGTATCAGAAGAACGATTTGTCACTCTTGATGCAACGGCTCCCGCTCAGAAGGTACATGCTCTAATTTGGGAGCAGGTTGCTGGCCGTCTTTCATAA
- a CDS encoding MMPL family transporter, whose translation MNRLAEIILKHPKSFLGIFFILTLSAFYPALQITTDFNLENFFPKNDPTIKDYQYLEEEFGRDDNVIMVGFESDSLLTKDVLRDLKTITDSASNISNIKEVRSILSAQQINKSGQRLSFDDYFDTENLNTLSDSTKSALLTDPFAEGFLINKEGNVTAFYLEIESGKNNYSSREQIISELHDVLQPYQNSYEFKISGIPYYRNQYVQYLNEEILFYISISSVLIILLLWVLYRSVTGIIIPMLIVWLTILFTLAVMQVTGGYFEIMTSTIAPILLCVGIADSIHMISKYDDARLQGMDKPRSIKETLITLGNATFLTSITTAIGFGTLMTSDIVPMKRFGIYTAVGVMIAFLVTIFFVPSSLRIINVKHIFKDKSAGIFNFFSRSLKKLSQFNQRNYRKVTFWFLLGTIVIGSGSTFLRVNGKVFDELGEETEPIQHARFFSENLSPPFPMEFIIDTGQENGIMSPDFLRRIEAFDSYMYSFPEVERTITFNTLLKEVHQTMAPEQSAINEIPDNEQLIAQYLLLLEVSDTEFLDRVTDFSYQKIRVAAQIRDAGSFRVTQMRDSLSAYLNDQFPESKITITGSTILSADLNGKIVNSLFKSIALAFVLISAIMAFLFRNVRMIILSLVPNILPLIMVAGIMGFTGIDIKSSTAVIFTIAFGIAVDDSIHYLARLRVEMKRGASLDEALSIATEKTGKAIIVTSLILLAGFGTLMTSVFTSTVYMGLLVCLTVFGALLADLVLLPSLFYWIRPQFSFMKDGQQPAPKLEHVPSEREPLHQE comes from the coding sequence GTGAATAGACTGGCTGAAATAATTTTAAAACACCCTAAAAGCTTTTTAGGGATATTCTTTATTCTTACCCTATCTGCATTTTACCCTGCCCTGCAGATTACCACGGACTTTAATCTTGAAAATTTCTTCCCAAAGAATGATCCTACCATTAAAGATTATCAATACCTGGAGGAAGAATTTGGCCGCGATGATAATGTTATAATGGTCGGCTTTGAATCAGACTCCCTGCTGACTAAGGATGTACTGAGGGATCTTAAAACAATTACCGATTCGGCTTCCAATATATCCAACATCAAGGAAGTGAGAAGCATACTCTCCGCCCAGCAAATAAATAAAAGCGGGCAACGGCTTAGTTTCGATGACTACTTCGATACAGAGAACCTAAATACACTTTCAGATTCCACCAAATCAGCCTTGCTTACCGATCCCTTTGCAGAAGGGTTTTTGATCAATAAAGAAGGTAATGTTACGGCATTTTATCTTGAGATAGAGAGCGGTAAAAATAACTACAGTTCAAGGGAACAGATTATAAGCGAACTTCATGATGTACTGCAGCCTTATCAGAATAGTTATGAGTTCAAAATCAGCGGTATACCCTACTACAGGAACCAATATGTGCAGTACCTTAATGAAGAAATCTTGTTTTATATATCCATTTCGTCAGTACTGATTATACTGTTGCTTTGGGTACTTTACCGGAGTGTGACCGGTATCATCATACCTATGCTCATTGTATGGCTCACCATCCTGTTCACGCTTGCCGTGATGCAGGTGACCGGTGGATACTTTGAAATTATGACCAGCACGATTGCTCCGATTCTGCTGTGTGTAGGGATTGCTGATTCCATCCACATGATCTCGAAGTATGACGATGCCAGGTTGCAAGGTATGGATAAGCCCCGCTCGATCAAGGAAACGCTCATAACGCTGGGTAATGCAACTTTTCTGACCAGCATCACAACTGCCATCGGTTTTGGTACCCTCATGACCTCTGATATCGTGCCTATGAAACGCTTCGGTATCTATACAGCTGTCGGGGTTATGATCGCTTTTCTGGTTACCATATTCTTTGTGCCATCCAGTCTGCGTATTATTAACGTTAAGCACATTTTTAAAGATAAAAGCGCTGGGATTTTTAATTTCTTCAGCCGGTCCCTCAAGAAACTCTCCCAGTTCAATCAGAGAAATTATCGTAAAGTTACGTTCTGGTTCCTGTTGGGGACTATTGTAATTGGAAGCGGTTCTACATTTCTAAGGGTTAACGGCAAAGTATTCGATGAACTGGGAGAAGAGACAGAGCCTATTCAACATGCCCGCTTTTTTTCTGAAAATCTCTCCCCCCCTTTCCCAATGGAGTTCATCATTGATACTGGGCAGGAAAACGGTATAATGAGTCCAGATTTTCTACGAAGAATAGAAGCCTTTGATTCCTATATGTATTCTTTTCCCGAAGTGGAGCGCACCATCACCTTCAACACCCTGTTGAAAGAGGTCCATCAAACGATGGCTCCGGAGCAATCAGCTATAAATGAAATTCCGGATAACGAGCAATTGATTGCCCAATATCTACTCCTGCTTGAAGTGAGTGATACCGAGTTTTTGGATCGGGTTACTGATTTTTCCTATCAAAAAATTAGGGTAGCGGCGCAAATTAGAGATGCGGGATCTTTTCGGGTGACACAAATGAGGGATTCGCTCTCTGCTTACCTAAATGATCAATTCCCCGAATCTAAAATCACTATTACCGGTTCAACCATTTTGAGTGCCGATTTGAATGGCAAGATCGTCAACTCCCTCTTTAAAAGCATTGCCCTAGCATTTGTTTTGATTTCAGCTATCATGGCGTTTCTGTTTAGAAATGTGAGGATGATTATCCTTTCACTGGTGCCAAATATTCTTCCTCTTATCATGGTGGCCGGCATAATGGGCTTTACCGGTATAGACATTAAATCGTCAACAGCTGTCATATTTACTATTGCCTTTGGAATAGCTGTAGATGACTCCATCCACTATTTGGCGCGCCTCAGGGTTGAAATGAAAAGGGGTGCCTCGCTGGATGAAGCGCTCAGCATTGCCACAGAAAAAACCGGAAAAGCCATCATCGTAACGAGTCTCATACTTCTGGCAGGCTTCGGAACCCTGATGACCAGTGTATTTACTTCCACAGTCTACATGGGTCTGCTGGTCTGCCTCACCGTATTCGGTGCCTTGCTGGCCGACCTGGTACTGCTGCCTTCACTCTTTTACTGGATTCGTCCTCAATTCTCGTTTATGAAAGACGGCCAGCAACCTGCTCCCAAATTAGAGCATGTACCTTCTGAGCGGGAGCCGTTGCATCAAGAGTGA
- a CDS encoding DUF1302 family protein: MAAFIQSSLIRKILCRLCPLAILLISVLATPVNGQVDITGFIRNYNAIQHSQDNEILIGRNRVRLDLGKSFSMGDISISGDVQNLYSASSDSLRFTLREAYVDLYFKNSDLRLGKQMLVWGRAEGTFITDLLTPVDLSEFLTQDFADIRQGVTALNYTYYLGSDFVQLVVNPVFNPNPIPAPDSRWFPRQIIPTTINTRYTERDDEAGLSDVQLAARYGFRSNLNFDLDLNLLYWHYPNPTYAKDLSISINQPGGVLELTETYSQSFIAAYSGTLQLFDKLLVTSESAYYQRRSFDYLSSELRDLNIQDPTLFEQLQIAQIFAQIEDGFIKEKPFLVSMIGLQYELFDFTISTQFVNEHILKFDSEILQEQNYYYSTLLLQRSLQRDKFLFRFFGRYNYNNDDFWLNPELTYSGIDSFEATIGSQLFGGKESDPFYGHLSFSSFESNSFSYLKLSAYF, encoded by the coding sequence ATGGCAGCATTTATCCAATCGAGTCTCATACGTAAAATTCTTTGCCGGCTATGCCCGCTTGCTATACTGCTTATATCTGTTTTAGCCACTCCTGTCAACGGTCAGGTCGATATTACCGGATTCATAAGAAACTATAATGCTATTCAACATTCGCAGGATAATGAGATACTGATCGGAAGAAATCGAGTGCGTCTGGATCTCGGAAAGTCTTTCTCTATGGGCGATATCTCCATATCGGGCGATGTGCAAAATCTCTACAGTGCTTCATCCGACTCATTGCGCTTCACATTGCGAGAGGCCTATGTAGATCTATATTTTAAAAACAGCGATTTGCGGCTCGGCAAGCAGATGCTGGTCTGGGGAAGAGCCGAAGGCACATTCATCACGGACCTGTTGACTCCTGTAGATCTGAGTGAGTTCCTCACGCAAGATTTTGCCGATATCCGGCAGGGAGTTACTGCACTCAATTATACCTATTATCTAGGCAGTGATTTTGTTCAGTTGGTGGTGAATCCTGTTTTTAATCCCAACCCAATCCCCGCCCCCGATAGCCGCTGGTTTCCCCGGCAGATCATTCCTACGACTATCAACACCCGGTACACGGAACGCGATGATGAGGCTGGTTTAAGTGATGTTCAGTTGGCCGCAAGGTACGGATTTCGTTCGAATCTAAATTTTGATCTCGACCTTAACCTTCTTTATTGGCATTACCCAAATCCGACATATGCAAAAGATCTTAGTATTAGCATTAACCAACCGGGTGGTGTACTGGAACTGACGGAGACTTATTCTCAAAGCTTTATTGCTGCTTACTCAGGAACGCTTCAACTTTTTGATAAGCTGCTGGTCACTTCAGAAAGTGCCTATTATCAACGGCGAAGTTTTGACTACTTATCTTCCGAATTGCGCGATTTGAACATACAGGACCCGACCCTGTTTGAACAGCTTCAGATCGCACAGATTTTTGCCCAGATTGAGGATGGTTTTATTAAGGAGAAGCCTTTTCTGGTATCTATGATCGGTTTACAATACGAACTGTTTGATTTCACTATAAGTACACAGTTTGTAAATGAACATATCTTAAAGTTCGATTCCGAGATACTTCAGGAGCAAAACTATTACTACAGCACCTTGTTGCTGCAGCGTAGTCTGCAACGGGATAAATTTCTCTTCCGCTTTTTTGGCAGGTACAACTACAATAACGACGATTTCTGGCTCAACCCGGAATTGACCTACTCCGGAATCGACTCATTTGAAGCAACCATTGGATCCCAGCTTTTTGGAGGCAAAGAATCTGATCCGTTTTACGGGCACCTTTCGTTCAGTTCTTTTGAATCCAACAGCTTCAGCTATCTGAAACTATCTGCCTATTTCTAA
- a CDS encoding SRPBCC family protein, producing MAHERIEVDLPLAKVYEHLSDPSYFPHFFERIDNVTKINSQTFEFSAKIGGVDYQWTTNVIDDLRNTRFAWITINGNLNQTGTIRFTPLDNGERTRVDFSLDCRTFFGEPEEELAKYIQGLPAQLKKDLQRFKEEVESKTFKQKAEETIAAAEENEEEEDEVTV from the coding sequence ATGGCGCACGAAAGAATTGAAGTTGATCTGCCACTTGCCAAAGTTTATGAACATCTAAGCGACCCTTCCTATTTTCCACACTTTTTCGAACGAATTGACAACGTAACCAAAATCAATTCCCAAACGTTTGAATTTTCAGCCAAAATCGGCGGTGTTGATTATCAATGGACTACCAATGTCATTGATGATCTCAGAAATACAAGGTTTGCCTGGATAACCATAAACGGCAATTTAAATCAGACCGGTACTATTCGATTCACTCCGCTTGACAACGGGGAACGAACTCGTGTTGACTTCAGCCTTGACTGCCGTACATTTTTCGGAGAACCCGAAGAAGAACTGGCCAAATACATCCAGGGCCTGCCTGCTCAATTAAAGAAAGATCTTCAGCGTTTCAAAGAAGAGGTTGAGAGCAAAACCTTTAAACAGAAAGCTGAAGAAACTATTGCAGCAGCCGAGGAAAACGAAGAGGAAGAAGACGAGGTAACCGTCTAA
- the aroE gene encoding shikimate dehydrogenase, whose product MNLTEFRNSEFSSRPHFLLFGNPVSHSLSPLMHNTAAAYYDIDITYHAIRLEQHELSTLAAHLNDTSFKGANITIPYKQVLMDFVDRLDETASDIGAINTIVKDSYSLAGYNTDSYGFSVPLEPYAEELEEGRAIVFGTGGATKAIIHALDNLGFIEIVLISRNPSTNKGSFDKESVRVEGYDSWTAFGEEAALIVNATPIGMSPKADEAPILEEEMDILSGKLCYDIVYSPLKTRFLSLAEEAGARTIGGLEMLMYQGSRSFELWTGKSFPIKEIRKKLHDAIKT is encoded by the coding sequence GTGAATTTAACCGAGTTTAGAAATTCCGAATTCAGTTCACGTCCGCATTTTCTGTTATTTGGTAATCCGGTGTCACACAGCTTATCGCCGTTGATGCATAATACTGCAGCCGCTTATTACGATATCGATATAACTTATCACGCGATTCGGCTGGAACAGCATGAATTGTCGACTTTGGCAGCACACCTAAATGATACATCGTTTAAAGGTGCCAACATAACGATTCCGTATAAACAGGTTTTAATGGATTTTGTGGACAGGCTTGATGAAACAGCCTCTGATATAGGGGCGATCAATACCATTGTCAAGGATTCTTATTCATTGGCTGGCTATAACACCGATAGCTATGGATTTTCTGTGCCTTTGGAACCTTATGCAGAAGAACTGGAAGAGGGCAGGGCCATCGTATTCGGCACCGGCGGGGCGACAAAAGCGATTATACATGCCCTGGATAATCTAGGCTTCATTGAGATTGTTTTGATCTCCCGCAATCCTTCAACAAATAAAGGCTCCTTTGATAAAGAGAGTGTACGTGTTGAAGGATATGATTCCTGGACTGCCTTTGGTGAAGAAGCTGCTCTGATAGTTAATGCTACACCTATCGGTATGTCTCCGAAAGCGGATGAAGCACCTATTCTGGAGGAAGAGATGGATATCCTCTCCGGCAAGCTCTGTTACGATATCGTATACTCACCATTGAAAACCAGATTTCTGAGCCTGGCTGAAGAAGCCGGGGCAAGAACTATAGGGGGACTCGAGATGCTGATGTATCAGGGAAGCCGGTCGTTTGAATTGTGGACCGGAAAGTCATTTCCCATTAAGGAAATAAGAAAGAAATTACATGATGCAATCAAAACGTGA
- the pgeF gene encoding peptidoglycan editing factor PgeF yields MMQSKREPELIRPEIFKDTGSIYAWFTCKNAELYNDARNISGLNLGFNTREEKEVVNENRSELLNTLGIDPDNIAFAEQVHGNRVQMVESGGTYGNVDALVTNVKGLSLAIQVADCAAVLLADSEQGIIAAVHAGWRGAAGDIVPKTVSVMNSLGAKVSQIKAFISPCISQKNFEVGEEVAEQFPREHVDYTNYRKPHVNLKVFLTDQLNELGLQAGNIEIDEGCTVDDADRFYSYRREQEKSGRMLGVIRFKE; encoded by the coding sequence ATGATGCAATCAAAACGTGAGCCTGAGCTGATAAGGCCTGAAATTTTTAAGGATACGGGTTCCATCTATGCCTGGTTTACCTGCAAAAATGCAGAGTTATACAATGACGCTCGGAATATCTCGGGACTGAATCTTGGGTTTAATACCCGGGAGGAGAAGGAGGTGGTTAATGAAAATCGTAGCGAGCTTTTGAATACCCTGGGAATAGATCCGGATAACATTGCTTTTGCTGAGCAGGTGCATGGCAATAGGGTACAGATGGTAGAAAGCGGGGGCACCTATGGTAACGTTGACGCTCTGGTAACAAACGTAAAAGGACTAAGTCTGGCTATTCAGGTTGCTGATTGTGCCGCGGTTCTGCTGGCAGATTCTGAACAGGGAATCATTGCTGCAGTACATGCCGGGTGGCGGGGTGCGGCAGGTGACATAGTACCCAAAACCGTCTCTGTTATGAACTCTCTGGGTGCTAAAGTCTCGCAAATAAAAGCCTTCATTAGTCCGTGTATATCGCAAAAAAACTTTGAAGTAGGAGAGGAAGTAGCCGAACAATTTCCGCGCGAACATGTAGACTATACTAACTACAGGAAGCCCCACGTCAATTTAAAAGTATTTCTGACCGATCAGCTTAATGAACTCGGACTTCAAGCCGGTAACATAGAGATAGATGAAGGATGCACCGTGGATGATGCTGATCGCTTTTATTCCTACCGGCGGGAACAGGAAAAGAGTGGCAGGATGTTAGGGGTTATTAGATTTAAGGAATAA
- a CDS encoding histone deacetylase family protein, protein MRVSYSPGYYAPIPHEHIFPMRKFEGLYRYVLEQDLISDSDIIAPSMVDMANLLSVHTPRYANGIMTGNLESKELRRLGLPWSRKLAIRSRLAVQGTINAALMALQDGIAGNLAGGTHHAMADHGEGFCVFNDVAVAIKVLQQTMWARKILVIDCDVHQGNGTAEILKENENVFTFSIHGEKNYPFKKPPSSLDIGMPDGTLDSHYLDTLGDALDDIFNDFEPDLVFYLGGIDPLESDHFGRLSLTLNGLYNRDRIVIKKVISEDIPLVLLLSGGYGPTLKDTVQAHALMYKAALELWK, encoded by the coding sequence ATGAGAGTCTCCTACAGTCCGGGCTATTACGCTCCGATACCCCATGAGCATATCTTTCCCATGAGGAAGTTTGAAGGATTGTATCGCTATGTACTGGAGCAGGATCTGATATCGGATTCCGATATCATTGCCCCGTCGATGGTGGATATGGCCAATCTCCTTTCGGTACACACTCCTCGCTATGCCAACGGCATTATGACAGGAAATCTGGAAAGCAAAGAATTGCGAAGATTGGGTTTGCCCTGGTCTAGGAAGCTGGCCATACGATCACGTCTGGCAGTGCAGGGTACGATCAATGCGGCGCTTATGGCACTACAGGATGGGATCGCCGGGAACCTGGCAGGAGGGACGCATCACGCAATGGCAGATCACGGAGAGGGGTTCTGCGTATTTAACGACGTGGCAGTGGCCATTAAGGTATTGCAGCAAACCATGTGGGCGAGAAAGATATTAGTAATTGACTGCGATGTGCATCAGGGTAATGGAACAGCAGAAATTCTGAAAGAGAATGAGAATGTTTTTACTTTTTCCATCCACGGTGAAAAGAACTATCCCTTCAAGAAACCGCCGTCTAGCCTGGATATCGGTATGCCTGACGGGACACTCGATTCGCACTATCTGGATACGCTGGGTGATGCTTTGGATGACATATTCAACGACTTTGAACCTGATTTGGTCTTTTATCTTGGTGGTATAGATCCCCTGGAGTCAGACCATTTCGGAAGGCTATCACTCACCTTAAACGGGCTTTATAACCGGGATCGAATAGTAATCAAGAAAGTCATCAGTGAAGATATACCCCTGGTCTTGCTGCTTTCCGGTGGATATGGTCCAACGCTCAAGGACACAGTACAAGCTCATGCATTGATGTATAAAGCGGCACTGGAATTGTGGAAGTAA
- a CDS encoding 1-deoxy-D-xylulose-5-phosphate reductoisomerase: MKEQNLVILGSTGSIGEQALEIVDEHSDRFNVLALSCNTNWRKLAEQVNEFHPKYALVCDADHLDDFKAALTTDVEIIAGAEALGDLAALEQADVILNSLVGFSGFEPTCRALKAGKKVALANKESLVVGGAIINRLLKENTGKLVPVDSEHSAMLQCLVGESNDTISKLIITASGGPFREWTMAQMKDITVSDALNHPNWSMGSKITIDSATMMNKGLEIIEAHWLFDLPLSKIEAVVHPQSIVHSVIEFVDGSSKAQLGPPTMKVPILYALTYPDRISLEAPTLDWTAAFDLNFEPVDYDKFPCIKLAINAIEEGGFKPAVLNAANEIAVDRFLNEEIPYIGISRIIETCLERLHSKAELTIQSLKEIDREARELALTI; encoded by the coding sequence TTGAAAGAACAAAATCTGGTCATACTTGGATCAACAGGGTCTATTGGAGAACAAGCCCTGGAAATCGTTGATGAGCATTCCGACCGGTTTAATGTTCTGGCGCTGAGTTGCAACACCAACTGGCGCAAACTCGCAGAGCAGGTAAATGAATTCCATCCTAAATATGCTTTGGTGTGCGATGCCGACCATCTGGATGATTTTAAAGCAGCTCTTACCACGGATGTTGAAATCATAGCCGGTGCCGAAGCTCTGGGAGACCTGGCTGCCCTGGAACAGGCCGATGTTATCTTAAACAGCCTGGTCGGTTTTTCAGGATTTGAACCCACATGCAGAGCTCTTAAAGCAGGAAAGAAGGTGGCACTTGCCAATAAAGAGTCACTTGTTGTAGGTGGAGCTATTATAAACCGTTTGTTGAAAGAGAATACAGGCAAGCTTGTACCGGTCGATTCTGAGCACAGTGCTATGCTGCAGTGCCTGGTGGGTGAGAGCAACGATACCATTAGTAAATTGATCATTACGGCAAGTGGTGGTCCGTTCAGGGAATGGACGATGGCACAAATGAAAGATATCACTGTTAGTGATGCCCTTAATCACCCGAACTGGTCTATGGGGTCAAAAATCACAATAGATTCTGCAACCATGATGAACAAGGGGTTGGAAATTATCGAAGCTCACTGGCTCTTTGATTTACCGCTGTCTAAGATTGAAGCAGTCGTTCATCCACAGAGCATTGTTCATTCGGTTATTGAATTTGTGGACGGATCAAGTAAAGCCCAGCTTGGTCCCCCGACGATGAAAGTACCAATACTGTATGCGTTGACCTATCCCGATCGCATATCATTGGAGGCACCGACATTAGACTGGACAGCAGCATTTGATCTTAATTTTGAGCCTGTAGATTATGATAAATTCCCCTGTATAAAGCTGGCAATTAATGCCATCGAGGAGGGGGGATTCAAGCCGGCTGTCTTGAATGCCGCCAATGAGATAGCTGTGGATCGCTTTCTAAATGAAGAAATTCCTTATATTGGCATATCTCGCATAATTGAAACCTGTCTTGAACGTTTACACTCGAAGGCGGAGTTAACCATACAATCTTTAAAAGAAATTGATAGAGAAGCCAGAGAACTGGCTTTAACCATCTAA
- the rseP gene encoding RIP metalloprotease RseP, translating to MEWIIDISTTIGIFALALLILVFFHELGHFLAAKLFGMRVERFSLGFPPRVWGFKKGDTDYCIGATPLGGYVKISGMIDESMDTEHLDEEPKPWEYRSKPVWQRMIVITAGVIFNMILAVLIFGGIAFTSGETKVANDSVQGIYVAESTLAHNIGFRTGDRIVGVNNQNVTFFNELFSPAQLTESNVTYTVMRNGSQVTVALPDSALDQINQEGFITLGNALPSRISDVAEGTPAAEAGLQAGDRITAINGEPIDYWLQLTQKIQTSEDSVNLTVARNGETLEYSVALSSDNTIGIYAPDPNNEFDIQRFRYGVFESLGVGVEKTEEVFTGIIQGFGKMFSGSISVRDNLGGPVAIASITKEATDRGGWNGFWNITALLSVTLAIMNILPIPVLDGGHVMFLLYEGITRKEPSPKVRMALQQIGFLLIIALFIFVTFNDILRQFG from the coding sequence ATGGAATGGATTATTGACATAAGTACGACAATAGGCATATTTGCCTTGGCCCTGCTCATACTGGTATTTTTTCATGAGCTGGGACATTTTCTCGCTGCCAAGCTATTCGGCATGCGGGTAGAGCGCTTTTCACTGGGTTTTCCACCCAGAGTGTGGGGTTTTAAAAAAGGTGATACCGATTACTGTATCGGCGCCACACCGCTTGGCGGGTATGTAAAAATATCCGGTATGATTGATGAAAGCATGGATACCGAGCATCTGGATGAAGAGCCGAAACCTTGGGAATACCGTAGCAAACCGGTATGGCAACGCATGATTGTAATTACTGCCGGTGTAATTTTCAATATGATATTGGCCGTTCTGATTTTTGGCGGAATCGCCTTTACCAGCGGCGAAACGAAAGTGGCTAATGACAGCGTGCAGGGAATCTATGTTGCTGAAAGTACACTGGCACATAATATTGGGTTTCGAACAGGTGACCGCATTGTAGGTGTAAACAATCAGAATGTGACTTTTTTCAATGAGTTATTCTCGCCGGCCCAGCTCACCGAATCGAATGTAACTTACACGGTAATGAGAAATGGCAGTCAAGTGACCGTTGCTCTGCCTGACAGCGCACTCGATCAGATTAATCAGGAAGGTTTTATAACGCTTGGGAATGCCCTGCCCAGCCGGATCAGTGATGTAGCTGAAGGTACCCCGGCAGCCGAAGCAGGTCTTCAAGCGGGTGACCGCATTACAGCCATAAACGGAGAACCGATCGATTATTGGCTTCAGCTGACACAGAAAATTCAGACATCAGAAGATTCTGTTAATCTAACTGTTGCAAGAAATGGGGAGACACTGGAGTATAGCGTTGCTTTAAGCAGCGACAATACGATTGGCATCTATGCCCCAGACCCCAATAATGAGTTTGATATTCAGCGATTCAGGTATGGGGTATTTGAATCTTTAGGTGTTGGTGTGGAAAAGACCGAAGAAGTATTTACCGGAATTATTCAGGGTTTTGGAAAGATGTTTTCCGGTTCCATTTCAGTAAGGGACAACCTCGGAGGTCCTGTTGCTATTGCCAGCATCACCAAAGAAGCCACCGATAGAGGAGGCTGGAACGGCTTTTGGAACATTACGGCCCTTCTAAGCGTCACACTTGCGATTATGAATATTCTGCCGATTCCGGTACTGGATGGCGGTCACGTGATGTTTCTCCTTTATGAAGGGATCACACGAAAAGAACCGTCACCCAAAGTACGGATGGCTTTGCAGCAAATAGGCTTCTTGCTTATCATTGCACTGTTCATTTTTGTGACATTTAACGACATACTCAGACAATTCGGTTAA